Proteins from one Thermosipho japonicus genomic window:
- a CDS encoding NCS2 family permease: MEKFFKLKESGSSVKTEIIAGITTFLTMAYIIFVNPNILINVIPGATPDSPLYAQFFGAFMVATILGAATATLIMGLWANYPFALAPGMGLNAYFAFTVCGKLGIDWRVALAAVFVEGILFILLAVSGVRGFVVKAIPNSIKLATSAGIGLFIAFIGLKSAGIVIADGATYVTLGDLTSPTALVTIIGFFIIAILFALRVPGSILIGILASTFIGMIPAFNVTNFQGIVGKIPDISPTFFKLFEKFSWADLASGTFWIVVFTFFFVDFFDTLGTLTGLAESAGFIKNGEFPRANRAYLSDAVGTTVGALFGTSTVTTYIESSTGIAEGGRTGLTAVVVAILMLLMLFFAPLGMSIPAAATAPALIFVGALMLKGLKGVNWDDITEALPAFITMIIMPLTYSIANGIALGLIVYPIVKTFSGKTKDVHWLNWILAFLFVLYLIYLRG, from the coding sequence ATGGAAAAATTTTTTAAGTTGAAAGAAAGTGGCAGCTCTGTCAAAACTGAGATTATTGCAGGTATAACTACATTTTTAACTATGGCTTACATCATATTTGTGAACCCAAACATCTTGATCAACGTAATTCCCGGTGCAACTCCTGATAGTCCTCTTTATGCACAGTTTTTTGGTGCATTCATGGTTGCAACTATATTAGGTGCCGCAACTGCAACTTTAATTATGGGACTTTGGGCAAATTATCCATTTGCACTTGCACCTGGAATGGGACTTAACGCATATTTTGCATTTACTGTTTGTGGAAAACTTGGAATTGATTGGAGAGTTGCACTTGCTGCAGTATTTGTAGAGGGTATATTATTCATTCTACTTGCAGTTAGCGGTGTTAGAGGATTTGTAGTTAAAGCAATTCCAAATTCAATTAAACTTGCAACAAGTGCCGGTATAGGACTTTTCATTGCATTTATAGGACTCAAAAGTGCTGGTATCGTAATTGCTGATGGTGCAACTTACGTAACACTAGGTGATTTAACTTCCCCAACTGCTTTAGTAACAATAATCGGATTTTTCATTATTGCTATTTTATTTGCACTTAGAGTCCCTGGTTCAATTTTAATAGGTATTCTAGCATCAACATTTATAGGGATGATACCTGCTTTTAATGTAACAAACTTCCAAGGAATAGTAGGAAAAATACCAGATATCTCTCCTACATTTTTCAAATTATTTGAAAAATTCTCATGGGCCGATCTTGCAAGTGGAACATTCTGGATAGTCGTATTTACTTTCTTCTTTGTTGACTTTTTCGATACTCTTGGAACATTAACAGGACTTGCCGAAAGTGCAGGATTTATTAAAAATGGCGAATTCCCAAGGGCTAACAGAGCTTATCTTTCTGACGCGGTTGGAACAACTGTAGGTGCATTATTTGGAACTTCTACAGTTACTACATATATCGAAAGTAGTACAGGTATAGCAGAAGGCGGAAGAACTGGACTCACTGCAGTAGTTGTTGCAATTTTAATGCTTTTAATGCTGTTTTTTGCACCTCTTGGAATGAGCATTCCAGCTGCAGCTACCGCACCTGCTCTTATATTTGTTGGCGCGTTAATGCTTAAAGGTCTCAAAGGTGTTAACTGGGATGATATAACAGAAGCACTACCTGCCTTCATCACAATGATAATAATGCCTCTTACATATTCAATTGCAAATGGTATTGCACTCGGTTTAATTGTCTATCCAATCGTAAAAACATTCAGCGGTAAAACAAAAGATGTTCACTGGCTCAATTGGATTCTTGCATTCTTGTTTGTACTATACTTAATTTATTTAAGAGGATAA
- a CDS encoding DUF4382 domain-containing protein has translation MKKVLVISSLFVILFAFFGCLNLFEDTTTVSVLLTDRPVSDIDKLTVDISSFTYHYAIGDKEGEWAAPTNVATTIDILSLAGTEVSWLNIELPENASLTQLRLTIEEATVTVGGEEYPVEVKNKDVKVIKSALNILSGGELVLDFDLARSLHQKGLSNVYILNPVLKPTFRRGKLYFIKGEVLESGNPLKLSIVALMPTDESTVLRITMTNKYGEFNLGKWKDGEYLIKVYKNVELPDETEDLDLLSLTEDASEVVTVSGEDVFRSINVK, from the coding sequence ATGAAGAAGGTATTGGTTATTTCAAGTTTATTTGTTATTTTATTTGCATTTTTTGGTTGTTTGAATTTGTTTGAAGATACAACAACAGTTTCGGTGCTTTTAACAGATAGACCAGTTTCAGATATTGATAAATTAACAGTTGATATTTCTTCCTTTACATATCATTACGCAATAGGTGATAAAGAAGGGGAATGGGCAGCGCCTACTAATGTTGCAACTACTATAGATATATTAAGTCTTGCAGGGACAGAAGTTTCATGGCTTAATATTGAACTTCCTGAAAATGCGTCATTAACTCAGTTAAGACTAACAATTGAAGAAGCTACTGTAACAGTTGGAGGAGAAGAATACCCTGTAGAAGTTAAAAATAAAGATGTTAAAGTAATTAAATCTGCATTAAACATTCTAAGTGGTGGGGAATTAGTACTTGATTTTGATTTAGCACGTTCTCTACATCAGAAAGGATTATCAAATGTATATATTTTAAATCCAGTGTTAAAACCAACATTTAGAAGAGGAAAGTTGTATTTTATAAAGGGTGAAGTTCTTGAATCAGGAAATCCTTTAAAATTGTCTATAGTAGCTTTAATGCCAACTGATGAATCAACTGTATTAAGAATTACGATGACTAACAAGTATGGAGAATTTAATCTTGGAAAGTGGAAAGATGGTGAATATCTAATAAAAGTGTATAAGAATGTAGAATTACCAGACGAAACTGAAGATTTGGATTTGTTGTCGCTTACTGAAGATGCTTCTGAAGTTGTAACTGTAAGTGGAGAAGATGTGTTCAGATCCATAAATGTCAAATGA
- a CDS encoding O-antigen ligase family protein, with the protein MLFKDMLFQIAIVLVALFASPKYTYEFSVPKYAILTLFMSIMFTYLAFKWIKEKKISFYITPAHIVWFLFSISSVISSFNVLRDNPFYFRRSVDIALYVVFNALLAIFISSEYKEKKRIHMFLITFMITGFVISIDALLNFYGGYSMFLGNVGQAFSRAAIKSTVGNVIFTANYIDMLLPIALYFILSNELSFKKFWQVALMKIFAFISFAIGFVAVIVSQTRSEYLAIIIMTSLYILMYFIWRKGKKINKEIPKKVRAITRYLFVSLIVLSTIIVIVFNTDNPLTNGGKVSMTSRFSAMSSISSKDERFLSWFTSLELWEDHKIFGSGIATYQLLSISKMGEYLEKHPELYYGWNNFKRAHNDYFQVLGETGIVGFSLLIALLIILAYYFFTIPKKIEDRDDLLLFLSLSISIVGFAIQSFFSFPGHLLPNALAATFFASVAIGPYFTKKEYKQIKGILAIVTAILVVLLVYTTTYLRWNRFISEVNFKNGNTAYLTYAKIMEEYPKIDAYINQLEGRLDDLNNFRGEFSQLKPEVWKELKKKEYESKNLPYNEIEIENQRIAAINNVRSQILSQIRQLKEQKVRLPKMAKQYYDTAKEKLLKSVSVEHTYGKSYFYLATLCVQDFRVQKMKNNIKTSYEKIFNQEYDDYQKIIAEQYKYKWLSKLTPFIKQNIEILDKFDFATTQALIDSIGIYETSLLAFNERNTYKAIAMRYHSLHNLFKELLSYLPKDSEYYEYVKDLVIKTFDGYVNYSKKTIVNMPGGWNRFPDWKNPNISKASRGQDIYRFFAGMVFKLQPPTIPSVVKFLDWLSNMEIKAAKYMSLKGIWGVPNGVMDFVHATAFEYYKNGQFQESIYTLEKIKNEYKESYEIARKDVAKYVKGFENQMESLKESYSRQIENVLLSKNVHPQAIKVIVNKFKDTVDKIKEGFLNYNYLSLEATYMKTLIGKNYISWYDTAKDTIWPSISVKYLNEFLSELQKLGLNTDSIISIKGKIEGIINNPPSYAMVYESYARFIAHYKLVENDLKYNAKQLLNNYKEMTDNMWEAVISDWSNTLFEATPLNTKEEIIEYLENIVKE; encoded by the coding sequence TTGTTATTCAAGGACATGTTATTTCAAATAGCGATAGTGTTAGTAGCATTGTTTGCAAGTCCAAAATACACATATGAATTCAGTGTTCCAAAGTATGCAATATTAACACTTTTTATGTCAATAATGTTTACTTATCTTGCATTTAAATGGATTAAAGAAAAAAAGATAAGTTTTTATATTACACCTGCACATATTGTATGGTTTTTATTTTCTATATCTTCTGTGATTTCATCATTTAATGTTTTAAGAGATAATCCATTTTATTTTAGAAGATCTGTTGATATAGCATTGTATGTTGTTTTTAATGCGTTACTTGCAATTTTTATAAGCAGTGAGTATAAAGAAAAAAAGAGGATTCACATGTTTTTGATAACATTTATGATTACAGGCTTTGTCATTTCAATTGATGCACTTTTAAATTTTTATGGCGGATATTCTATGTTTTTAGGTAATGTTGGTCAAGCATTTTCAAGGGCAGCAATAAAATCAACAGTTGGTAATGTTATATTTACTGCAAATTACATTGATATGCTTCTTCCAATTGCTTTGTATTTTATTCTTTCAAATGAATTATCTTTTAAGAAATTTTGGCAAGTAGCTTTGATGAAAATTTTTGCGTTTATTTCATTTGCAATAGGATTTGTAGCAGTTATAGTATCACAGACAAGGTCTGAGTATCTTGCAATAATAATAATGACATCACTTTATATTTTAATGTATTTTATATGGAGAAAGGGCAAAAAGATCAATAAAGAAATTCCAAAGAAGGTAAGAGCTATTACAAGATATCTATTTGTAAGTTTAATTGTCCTTTCTACTATTATAGTGATTGTTTTTAATACTGATAATCCTTTAACAAATGGTGGTAAAGTAAGTATGACAAGCAGATTTTCTGCTATGAGCTCAATTTCAAGTAAAGATGAAAGATTTTTGTCGTGGTTTACATCTCTAGAACTTTGGGAAGATCACAAAATTTTTGGAAGCGGAATAGCAACTTATCAACTTTTATCAATATCAAAAATGGGAGAATACCTTGAAAAGCATCCAGAACTTTATTATGGCTGGAATAACTTTAAAAGAGCCCACAATGATTATTTTCAAGTGTTGGGTGAAACTGGGATAGTTGGTTTTTCATTGTTAATAGCTCTTTTGATTATACTAGCCTATTACTTTTTTACAATACCAAAGAAAATAGAAGACAGGGATGATTTACTACTATTTTTATCACTTTCAATATCTATAGTTGGATTTGCAATTCAAAGTTTCTTTAGTTTTCCAGGGCATCTTTTACCGAATGCTCTTGCGGCCACTTTCTTTGCAAGTGTTGCTATTGGCCCATACTTTACCAAAAAGGAGTATAAGCAAATAAAAGGTATCTTAGCTATTGTTACAGCAATACTTGTTGTTTTGTTAGTTTATACAACAACTTATTTAAGATGGAACAGATTTATTTCTGAAGTCAATTTTAAAAATGGTAATACAGCATACCTTACATATGCAAAAATAATGGAGGAGTATCCTAAAATTGATGCATATATCAATCAACTTGAAGGTAGGCTTGATGATTTAAACAATTTTAGAGGAGAATTTTCACAATTAAAACCTGAAGTTTGGAAAGAGCTTAAGAAAAAAGAGTATGAAAGCAAGAATTTACCGTACAATGAAATTGAAATTGAAAACCAAAGAATAGCAGCAATAAATAATGTAAGAAGTCAGATACTTTCACAGATTAGGCAGTTAAAAGAGCAAAAAGTAAGACTTCCAAAAATGGCAAAACAATATTATGATACTGCAAAAGAGAAGTTATTGAAAAGTGTAAGTGTAGAACATACATATGGTAAATCATATTTTTATCTTGCAACTCTTTGTGTTCAAGATTTTAGAGTGCAAAAGATGAAAAATAATATAAAGACTAGTTACGAGAAGATATTTAATCAAGAATACGATGATTATCAAAAGATAATTGCAGAGCAATATAAGTACAAATGGCTTTCAAAACTTACTCCGTTTATTAAACAAAACATTGAAATTTTAGATAAATTTGATTTTGCTACGACTCAAGCATTAATAGATTCTATTGGTATTTATGAAACGTCACTTCTTGCATTTAATGAAAGAAATACCTACAAGGCAATTGCAATGAGATATCATAGTTTACACAATCTCTTTAAGGAATTACTTTCATATTTGCCAAAAGATTCAGAGTATTATGAATATGTTAAAGATCTAGTTATAAAGACTTTTGATGGATATGTTAACTACTCTAAAAAAACGATAGTTAATATGCCAGGTGGATGGAATAGATTTCCAGATTGGAAAAATCCTAATATTTCAAAGGCATCGAGAGGTCAGGATATATATAGATTTTTTGCAGGCATGGTATTTAAATTGCAACCACCTACAATTCCATCAGTAGTGAAGTTTTTAGATTGGCTTTCAAACATGGAAATAAAAGCAGCAAAGTATATGTCTTTAAAAGGCATTTGGGGCGTTCCAAATGGTGTTATGGATTTTGTTCATGCAACTGCATTTGAATATTACAAAAATGGACAATTTCAAGAATCTATATATACGCTTGAGAAAATAAAGAATGAGTATAAAGAATCGTATGAAATAGCAAGAAAAGATGTTGCAAAATATGTTAAAGGTTTTGAAAATCAAATGGAAAGTTTAAAGGAATCTTATAGCAGGCAAATAGAAAATGTACTTTTGTCTAAGAATGTTCATCCACAAGCAATAAAGGTTATAGTAAATAAGTTTAAAGATACAGTTGATAAAATAAAAGAAGGATTTTTGAACTATAACTATCTATCACTTGAGGCAACGTATATGAAAACGTTGATTGGAAAGAATTATATAAGTTGGTATGATACGGCAAAAGATACTATTTGGCCTTCCATATCCGTAAAGTATTTAAATGAATTTTTATCAGAACTTCAAAAATTGGGCTTAAATACGGATTCGATAATTAGTATTAAAGGAAAAATTGAAGGAATAATAAATAATCCACCTAGTTATGCAATGGTGTATGAAAGTTATGCAAGATTTATTGCACATTATAAATTAGTTGAAAATGATCTTAAATATAATGCAAAACAACTACTAAATAATTATAAAGAAATGACTGATAATATGTGGGAAGCAGTAATTTCGGATTGGTCAAATACATTGTTTGAGGCTACACCACTGAATACGAAAGAAGAAATTATTGAATATCTTGAAAATATAGTAAAAGAATAA
- a CDS encoding CsgG/HfaB family protein, with amino-acid sequence MKKLVIFLAIVSLFSSLLAVTISEKIGIVILPAKVGNGWNMDEADFLISILEQKALELGRFRVFSRNDLDMIVKERNLGDLGLVEQTFEAGKILGARYAILLTLTELTSNYEKNGYTASLRLSLKLYDLKNGELLASTPFAKETYVEEETPQKAINSVLMSAADDIWLSLREYFKLEAYVSKIEGNKIYLAGLDPKIAKKGFIFKLETSTGEVGYAEVIGIDRNNNLVITKFKYGAMPSVYDPAIEYPVSSMFGGISVGLYSGKIALGIAGWQNNLYFESGIILSSFAGYIPGYVTLGGSFDLIEVGQLTEAIYGGLQILAIYDTETTSESSFLPIFGINIGTRIKYEFEPKSGIFVSVGASALFPDSVSQSIYDILFGMDTTSFLQIGAGYFMSF; translated from the coding sequence ATGAAAAAATTGGTAATATTTTTAGCGATTGTTAGTTTGTTTTCATCATTACTTGCTGTTACAATATCAGAAAAAATTGGAATAGTAATACTTCCTGCAAAAGTTGGAAATGGTTGGAATATGGATGAAGCAGATTTTCTCATATCAATTCTAGAACAAAAAGCCTTAGAACTTGGAAGATTTAGAGTATTCTCCCGTAATGATTTAGACATGATAGTTAAAGAAAGAAACCTTGGAGATCTAGGACTTGTTGAGCAAACATTTGAAGCTGGAAAAATTTTGGGGGCAAGATATGCAATTTTACTAACACTCACAGAACTTACATCAAATTATGAAAAAAACGGTTATACTGCAAGTTTAAGACTTTCTTTAAAATTATACGATCTTAAAAACGGAGAGCTTCTTGCTTCAACTCCATTTGCAAAAGAAACTTACGTTGAAGAAGAAACTCCCCAGAAAGCTATTAATTCTGTACTTATGTCTGCTGCCGACGATATCTGGTTATCACTAAGGGAATATTTCAAATTAGAAGCATATGTTTCAAAAATTGAGGGAAACAAAATTTACCTTGCAGGACTCGATCCAAAAATTGCAAAAAAAGGTTTTATATTCAAATTAGAAACTTCTACTGGAGAAGTTGGGTACGCTGAGGTAATAGGAATTGACAGAAATAATAATCTTGTAATTACAAAATTTAAGTATGGTGCAATGCCTTCAGTTTATGACCCTGCAATAGAATATCCTGTATCTTCAATGTTTGGCGGAATAAGTGTTGGGTTATACTCTGGAAAAATTGCACTTGGAATTGCGGGATGGCAAAATAATTTATACTTTGAAAGCGGTATAATTCTTTCATCTTTTGCAGGTTATATACCAGGCTATGTAACTTTGGGGGGAAGTTTTGATCTGATTGAAGTTGGGCAACTTACCGAAGCAATTTATGGAGGATTACAAATCTTAGCTATATATGATACAGAAACTACTAGTGAAAGTTCATTTTTACCTATATTTGGTATAAATATTGGAACAAGAATTAAATATGAATTTGAACCTAAATCTGGAATTTTTGTATCTGTTGGTGCATCTGCTCTATTCCCAGATAGTGTCAGTCAAAGCATTTATGATATATTATTTGGAATGGATACAACTTCATTCTTGCAAATTGGAGCAGGATACTTTATGTCATTTTGA
- a CDS encoding LPP20 family lipoprotein has product MKKILIVFISILLFFLFSCDNNSSSSESKTSTNNVVIPYGFIGAVGEGYGKTDVESEEIAKKDALRKIAEQIYVEIKSDSTLKENLTQIIENKQVKEKAETKLENIVNTTTDIEIVGVDFTLIDKRLINGQYYTKVLGLLDKETALFAYRTYFAIKIGQSLLEGKMIYSAQKIVSEYEKLISENKDKLPANMVSELISTVSKIKKSWNNILALYNDLENKEINTVENALKLLEAIDKLNSQCVDFPQDKIEPLKEKAKTFVKDIKITLNGPKSVSVGQRIDIFVELSPKIKGNHTFSVKSKNAEFPEFVTIKDGKGTLSGIVKDKDILVEVSLGNLIFERYSPGTSEGAGISSQKVGEIIRISSQGVATQRNEAIEEALILAVKKAIGIVFSQDVNLLLSIPVDKDLINALFGVLKYELVNEKYENGTYNIVINVSFNRDEFKDLVTKIISQKPVGYAVIVVNNDQYGYIEPIFENKLLESGINLVSKEYSRKLAQYSDPNILSKLAILSAAKYVINIKVNYGEAYSSEYKIWSMRLFLNVQIINTLTGQIVKSENFEDVAAGATKEAALSKILNSEKFSDFINKLIEELKKPYSSAEKSNVVRKINLKFYFEKSTYILIMKDYLSEKFGKVELIEKEENYGILSLNTNLKNEEIISIVTSFRNLNIKVLKVSSNQIEFKIN; this is encoded by the coding sequence ATGAAGAAAATACTTATTGTATTTATCTCTATCTTACTATTTTTCCTATTTTCATGCGATAATAACTCTTCAAGTAGTGAATCAAAAACATCAACAAACAATGTTGTTATTCCGTACGGCTTCATTGGAGCAGTAGGAGAAGGATATGGAAAAACCGATGTTGAATCAGAAGAAATTGCAAAAAAAGATGCTCTGAGAAAAATTGCAGAACAAATTTACGTGGAAATAAAAAGCGATTCTACTCTCAAAGAAAACCTAACACAAATTATTGAAAATAAACAAGTAAAAGAAAAAGCTGAAACAAAGCTTGAAAATATAGTTAACACAACAACTGATATAGAAATAGTTGGTGTTGATTTTACTTTGATCGATAAAAGATTAATCAATGGTCAATACTATACAAAAGTGTTAGGTCTTCTTGACAAAGAAACTGCATTATTTGCATATAGAACATACTTTGCCATCAAGATAGGGCAATCATTACTTGAAGGAAAAATGATATATTCAGCTCAAAAAATTGTTTCTGAATATGAAAAACTCATTTCCGAAAATAAGGATAAACTTCCTGCTAACATGGTTTCAGAGCTTATTTCAACCGTTTCTAAAATCAAAAAAAGCTGGAATAATATACTTGCACTTTATAATGATTTAGAAAATAAAGAAATTAATACGGTAGAAAATGCATTAAAGTTGCTAGAAGCAATTGATAAATTAAATTCTCAATGCGTTGATTTTCCACAAGATAAAATAGAACCTTTAAAAGAAAAGGCTAAAACATTTGTCAAAGATATAAAAATTACTTTAAATGGTCCAAAATCAGTTTCAGTTGGTCAAAGAATAGATATCTTTGTGGAGCTTTCTCCAAAAATAAAAGGAAATCACACTTTCAGTGTAAAATCTAAAAATGCAGAATTCCCTGAATTTGTAACAATTAAAGACGGAAAAGGTACTTTAAGTGGTATAGTAAAAGATAAAGATATCTTAGTAGAGGTATCACTTGGAAATCTCATTTTTGAAAGATACTCTCCAGGAACCAGCGAAGGTGCTGGCATTTCTTCACAAAAAGTAGGAGAGATAATTAGAATCTCATCACAAGGTGTAGCAACCCAAAGAAACGAAGCAATTGAAGAAGCGCTAATATTGGCTGTAAAAAAAGCAATCGGAATTGTCTTTTCGCAAGATGTTAACTTATTACTATCTATTCCAGTCGATAAAGATTTAATTAATGCACTTTTTGGTGTCTTAAAATACGAACTTGTAAATGAAAAATACGAAAACGGAACATATAATATAGTTATCAATGTAAGTTTCAACAGAGATGAATTTAAAGATTTAGTTACCAAGATTATAAGTCAAAAGCCAGTTGGATATGCAGTAATTGTTGTAAATAATGACCAATATGGATATATCGAACCAATTTTCGAAAATAAACTCTTAGAATCTGGCATTAACTTAGTTTCAAAGGAATATTCAAGAAAACTTGCGCAATATTCAGACCCAAATATTCTCTCAAAACTTGCAATCCTTAGTGCTGCAAAATATGTAATAAATATTAAAGTAAATTATGGAGAAGCGTACTCCAGTGAATACAAAATATGGTCAATGAGATTATTCTTAAACGTTCAAATAATAAATACTTTAACGGGACAAATTGTAAAAAGTGAAAACTTTGAAGATGTCGCAGCGGGGGCTACGAAAGAAGCTGCTTTATCAAAAATCCTAAATTCTGAAAAATTTTCTGATTTTATAAACAAGTTAATTGAGGAGCTAAAAAAGCCTTACTCATCTGCAGAAAAATCTAATGTAGTAAGAAAAATAAATCTAAAATTTTATTTTGAAAAATCAACTTACATATTAATTATGAAAGATTACTTATCAGAAAAATTTGGAAAAGTAGAATTAATCGAAAAAGAAGAAAATTATGGAATATTATCACTAAATACAAATTTAAAAAATGAAGAAATTATAAGTATAGTAACCTCATTTAGAAATTTAAATATTAAAGTTCTAAAAGTATCCTCCAACCAAATAGAATTCAAAATTAATTAA